The following is a genomic window from Sedimenticola thiotaurini.
CATCTTCCTGGTAGTTCTGGATGGTATCGATGCGCTCATGCCACTGGTTGGGGAGAAAACTGAGTACAAGAACGCCCCCAATTGCCACCATAGCCAGAATAATTACTTTGTTTTTTGTTTTTAATATCAAGTAGAGCGACATAACTCCGATGGTTAAAAACGCTCCTCTTGAGTAAGAGGCGAATACAGAAAGCACACAAAGCAGAAAAGCGATCAACAAGCCACGCCGTAACCATACATTGGTTGCCTGTACCTTGAGATAGTAGATCAGGGGCAACAACATTAACAAAGCAACAGCCAGTTCGTTGTTATCCTCAATGAATGACCCAGGTGGCCCCCAGACTCTGAATGCACCACCGGTCAGTATGGTAAATATACCGCCTTTAACACCAAAAATACCGATAGAGCCCACAATCACCCACAGCAGTGCCATCACCTGTTCCTTGGTGTGAATCAGCATCAGGGTAAAAAAGATAATCAGCTGGATTTTCAGAACTTTGATCAATTGAGCAAGTGCATCGTCGGGGTAAAATGCAAACAGGCTCGTAACTCCCATCCAGAGCAGGAATAGTATCCAGAAGACAGTAAGTCCGGTTATTGGTATCGATTTTTTCTCTTTACTGAAAAGTACTGAAATCAGCAAAACAAGCGCAACGATCTGGGCAAACGGAAAGTTATAGGCAAATCCCCAGCCAAAACGGTGGGGATTCATATAGCTTAACCACGACCAGACCAAAACCCCGATATAAGCATTCCGCAGAATGAAGGGCAATGATCCGAATACTAGCAATGTGATAACAATATCGCGCATAAATTCCGGTCTTGTCAGTCCTGGCGCTCTTCAGCCCATGGATAAAAATTCTATTTTCTATTTAACAAACGTCCTGAAAACGACTACCAGGAAGATCAAAAGTATCCGATTTACTTTAGCTCATGGCGACACTGATGCGCTGCCACATGGAAAGTCTTTGAATCTCTGACTCCTGGCCTATCCAATAAAGCTAAATCAATGTCCTGATAACTGTTTTAGTAGTTCAATAGGCCACTCACGGAAACATTGGAGTCGAAACCGATATACAAATCGTTGAACAACTTCCATGATCTTTTTCCCGCCCGCTCGGCAAAGCCCGGATGGGTTTACATTATATCCATACTCAACCGGCTTTTTTAAAAAGCATGTGAATCCAGTTTGGATGGTTTTTATGGAAAATCATCTGGGCATCTCTGGTATAAGTAGCAACCCTGGTAAATACTTTCTGAATAAATGTACGTTCCGGCGGCTGTATCAGTTTCTGACCACAATAAATACATCCCTCTTCCTGTTCATAGGTGCCGTAGGGGTTTCCCGCCAGATCCATGAGGAAAGCTGATAGCGCATTGGTAGAGCCGGCACTTTCTCCCACAAATGCTACTGATTCCGCAGCCCACCCAGGAAACAAACCGACGAGACGCTGACGATCAAAGCTATTCACATGACCCCAGGGCGGATTCTGTCTGCCGCAGGAGTAGCAGGTAGTCCGTCCAAAACGAATATCCTGCTTATAGGGAACCCCTATAAGAAGGTATTTCCTGGCAACCCGACTGAGTTCCGCGCATGCCTGTTCCAGCAGGTGCGGGGGAATATGCTCAAGCACCTCTACGCAAAACAGAAAATCAAATGAATTGTCCGCATGCTCCAGATTGGTTATATCCCCCTGTACACAGTTGATATTGTGATGCTGAATCTCCGGGGTAACAAGATCAAGCGCAGTTACCCTTTCAAAATAACCGGTCAGCAAATTTGAAAAGTGGCCATCCCGTGCTCCTATATCCAATACGCTTTTCCCACGGTCAGAAACATCCGAGACCATTTTCAGCAAACCTTCAGTTCTACGCTGTTCGGATTCGCTTTTCCTGTATTCGGTTAGATCCATACCCAGACACTCCCTTGAAATCCTTCCTGGAACTAAGAATATTTACTGATCCGTACTACATCACCACCTGGCTTTTCACATACCTGAACTTTCCGGATTTTTCTGCCTCGATTTTGTCTACCTGTTCCAGGATCACTTCTACATCGTCACCAAGGCGCAATTTGAATCCGTCCACGATCGATTGTTTATCCTGTTCGCCATAACTACCCAGTACCACCAGTTTTACCCGGATGGAATCGACAGATTCCTGAATTATCTGGAACTCCTTTACCGATGGAATATCCCTGAGAATATAGATCAGTGCCAAACCATGCATTCTGACACCGCTTTTGGTAACGATAAAGTCGGTAGTCCTTCCCTGAATCTCCTTTAACACCGGCAAGCCTCTACCACACGGACATGTGGAGTCATCCATCACCGCCACATCACCAGTCCGATAACGAATAAAGGGGAACTCCCGGGTTGCCAGGTGGGTTACCACCACCTCTCCTGCCTCTCCTGCGGGTACGGGTTCACCACTGCTATCAACGATTTCGACAATAATATCTTCTGCAGTGATATGCATATTGCCGGCAGGACACTGATGGGCAATAAAGCCGCCATCCCGGCCACCGTAGCCATTGGCGGTTGGACAACCGAATATGGACTCGATCTCTTTTTTCTGTTCCTCGTAGAGTCGTTCGGATGTAACGAAAGCGACCTTGATACCCAGGTTATCCATTGCCACCCCATGTTTTTTTGCATGGCGGGCGATCAGTGACAGCGCGGATGGATAACCGAATAGCATCGTTGGTCTGGATTGACGAATCTTTTCCACAAACCGGTCAAGATTCTCATCCGACATCTCGAAGGCCGGCATCAATTCTGTCCGTAACAGTTTGTCACGAATCTCCCGTATCCGATCCTGGGCACCCAGTTCAACGGGAGATCCCCACACTACAATCTCCGGATCACCAATATCGACACCCCACCAGCGGGTTGCTCGCCACTTCGCAGCCACATCATGACTGACACGCTCCTTTCCTATATAGAAAATCAGGGGCTCACCAGTCGAACCACCCGTATTGAAACGCTGCAGTTGTGGATCGGTATCCGCTTTCAGTGCATCCGTATGTTTTTTGATCAACTGCTTGGTCAGAAATGGGAAACGCCGCAGATCCTGCACAGAGGTGATCTCTGCCGGTTTAATCTGGTGCTGGTCCATCAACTCCCGGTAATAGGGTACGTGCTGATAAACATCGGCGATCAGCTGTTTCAGTCGATCGGACTGAAAAGCGTTGATCTGTTCCCTGCTCCACCACTGGCTCTGCTCCAGTGCTTTTCTTATAGCGACCGAGTTGTGCCCTTTCAATTGTTCATGCAACGGAAACAGAACATTGCTAACCAGCTTCGTATATAGCGACATTGTCTAACCAGGTTTCCTTATCGTGGTCTATGTTTCAGTACTTCTAGCGATTGTGCCCAAAACCTGCATTAGCACCAGGGTGATCAAGCAGGATGTGGATTAATGAAGTAGCCGGGTGGTTAATCCATTGATTATATTCCATCAATGCTACTCCTATTCGATAATTGCGCTATTCCTAATCCGGTTTATCCCGAAATCCCACCCAGGTTCGATAGCCGTGCCGGTATCCAGAACCGCCTGGAGTGGCGCTGCTATTTAACCTTCGCACTACGATTGTGCAATAACTCGGTATAAATCCCCATCCACAGTGGCTTCACTGATTCCCAACGATACCGTGACACCTCTTTGACACCCTGTTCAGACAGTTGCTGATACAGGTCCTCCTGTTCCAGCAAACGGAGGGCTGACTCTGCAAGGGCCCGCGTGTCACCAATCGGACTGAGCAGTGCGGTGACGCCATCTTCTACCATATAGGGTATTCCACCCGCATCGGTGGAGATGATAGGTACGCCGGATGACATAGCTTCCAACAGGGCATTGGGCATATTGTCCACTCGACTGGTATTCAGCATAACATCGGCAGACTGGTAGAGTTCAGCCATCTGTGCCGGCTTGAGTCGCCCGGTAAAAGTAACCTTCTCCGCAATATTCAACGATCTGGCTTGCTGTTCAAGCCGGGATCTTTCCGGCCCCTCACCCGCGATAGTCAGACGGGCTTGGTCATGTTGAGCCGCAATCAGTGAAAAAGCTTCAATCGCAGTGGCAACATCATAGATAGGTTCGAGATTGCGACAAACAATGAAGTGCGGCGACGACCTGTTCAACCGGCGCTGGCCGGACACAGCGAAACGCTCCAGGTCTATTATGTTGGGCACAACAGTGGCCGGAAGATCGAACTCCGCAAACACCTGTTGAAGAAAGCCGGATGGAACGGCGATCTTGCCTACCCGTTGTAAGCTCGGTTTTACCCAGCCTATGGCCTTAGTGAAAAAATCCTTTGCCTCCCCTCCCCGGTAATTGACTACTACCGGAACCTTCTGCCAGTGGGCGATCCAGATAACCGGCGCGGAAAAAAGATGCCAGGACCAGCCGGAGTTCGCCATCAGATGCACCAGTTGCACTTTACGGACAGTTTTCCAGGTATGGATCAGATAGGGGATGAGCCGAAACAGCGCCCGGACCCCCTTGATGCGCCCAATCCAGGTGGGCTTGTATGGCGAATTGGTACGTACCAGCGTCACCCTCACCTGCTCTGACTCCAGTAGCCTGGAGAGCTGTAACGTCTGATTAGCCATACCACCAAACGGCGGTGCTAGTGGTCCGACCAGGGCGATGTGCTGTACGGATGCATCCATATTCCGGTCAGTCCTCAATACATCTACGGGACGGGAAAACGGGGCACATCAGCCGTTCGCCAATAATGGATTGTAGACTTGATTGTAGTTGGCGACACTGACTGCCCAGTTTCGCTCATTCTCCACGTATTCAAGCCCTTTTTTTCTCAGTTGGTCCGATTCCCCCACCTGACGAATCATCTGAATGGCTGCCTGGGCCAGGGCGTGCTGATCCCCTGCCCTGAACAGACGACCGTTCTCCCCATCCCTGATCAGCTCCTTATGCCCACCGACATCGGAGGCCAGTACCAGTTTTTCCTGCGCCATTGCTTCCAACGGTTTGAGCGGCGTCACCAGATCGGTCAGACGCATGTGCAAACGGGGATAAACAAAAATATCCACCAGATTATAGTAACGGGTGACTTCGTCATGGGGCACTCGGCCGGTGAATATGATCTTGTCCTGCAGGCCCAGTTGAGCGCTGAGTTGCTTTAATTTGTCATCATCCGGACCACCGCCAACAAGCAACAGGCGGGTATCCGGTATCGCCTCCAGAATGGCCGGCAATGACTTTACCAGCAGCAGCAACCCTTCGTAGGCATAGAAGGAACCGATAAATCCGAGCACTGCTTTGCCCGTAAGCGCAAGTTGCTCAGCCAGCGTATCGCCACTGTCCGGTGCTGTGTGTGAAAACTGCCCCAGGTCCACCGCATTTGGAATCACGGTAATTTTTTTCGGATCCACACCCCGTTTCTCGATATCTCCTTTCAGGCCATTGCAGATAGTTGTTACCGCATCGGCATTTTTGAAGGTGTAAGTTTCCAATGCCCGGGTAATGCGATAGCGCAATCCCCACTCTTTGCTGGTACCGTGATCCACGGCAGCATCTTCCCAGAAAGCGCGGCACTCATAGACCACGGGCAGGTTATGCTTCTTGCCCGCCCGAATCGCCGCGATACCATTCAGGCTTGGCGAGTGAGCATGCAGAATATCGGGGTTTTCAATCTCTATAACCTGGTCCAGTCGCCTGGCCAGGGTATTAATAACATCCAGCTGGTTTAGCAGCGGCAATCCGCTCAGTGGTGACGTGGAGGGTTTGGTCCGATAAAACAGCAACCCATCCACCATTTCCCTGTCCGGTGATTCGGCAACATGCTTGGTACTGGTGACATGGGCGGTCTCCCAACCCAGCTTACGCTGTTGCTCCAGAATAGCCCGGGTCCTAAAGGTATAGCCACTGTGCAGCGGTATGGAGTGATCGAGAATATGAAGGATTTTCATGGTCGCCTGCGGTCCCGTCAGTGCTTTTTCAGGAAAGAGTGGAACATGAGCAGTGTCCAGATACTCGCACTGTAATCACGCATACCTGACTGATGTTGATCCACCAATGTTTCCAGATAGCGTTGATTGAACAAACCGGACTCCAACATCTCGCTACTCAGCAGGTTCGTTTTTACTTTGTCCCGCAATGGCCCCCTGAACCAACTGGCCAGCGGGACCGCAAATCCCATCTTTTGGCGATACAGTATTTCGTTAGGCAGCATGGGCTCCAGTGCCTTTTTGAAAATATATTTCCCCTCCTTGCCTTTCAGTTTCAAGTCGGGCGACAGACCGGAAATCCAGTCAACCAGTTGGTGATCGAGAATAGGCACCCGCACCTCCAGGGCATGGGCCATACTGGCCCGATCCACCTTGGTGAGAATATCTCCAACCAGATAGGTTTTCAGATCCAGGTATTGAACCAATGACAAGGGATGATCCGTAGGCGCGTTCGCGGCGTGGCGCCGGAATACCTCAATGGCCTGGTAGCCCTGAAGCTCACTTTTCAACTTGTCACTGAATAGTTGACTGCGCATCTGGTTGGAAAGAATCGATACGCTGTGCATGTAGCCCTGCAGGGTATCCCGGGCCATCGATTCAAAGGTGGATTTAGCCCGGAATATCCGCGGGGCCCAATCGGCCTTAGGATAGATCGAGCCGAGAGTACCGAACAGTGGACGCCGGATGCTCTCCGGTATCATGGATCGCATACGCTCTTCATAGGTGTGCCAACGATAACGCCGGTAACCGGCCAGATTCTCATCCCCGCCATCACCGGACAAAACCACTGTGACCTCTTTTTTAGCCAACTCGCAGACACGATAGGTAGGCAGTGCAGAGCTGTCGGCATAGGGTTCATCATAAAGATCAGCCAGATGGTCGATCAGATCAAAATCATCCGGGTCAACCTGCTCCACTCGATGCGCTGTTTTAAACTGGTTCGCCACCATGGCGGCATACTGGGATTCGTTGAATTTGGGATCACCAAATGAGATCGAACAGGTATTGACCGGATCATCCGACAGCCCTGCCATCAGTCCCACCACCGCGCTGGAATCGACGCCACCGGAGAGAAATGCGCCCAGGGGCACTTCGGCGATCATCCGGATTTTTACCGCCTCCTGCAGGCGCAGTATGAGCTCTTCACCAGCCTGCTGTTCACTCATGGGATCGTGCAGCTTGAAGCCCACGTCCCAGTACTGCTTCGGTTCCGGCATGGCCTCTCCACGACGCAGGATAAGGCTGAACCCGGGCGAGAGCTTATGGACCCCTTTAAAGATGGTTCTGGGTTCCGGGATATAACCAAAAGTGAAATACTCCTCAACCGCTGCCGGGTCAATCTCATGGGATAACCCCGGGTGAACCTTGAGGGATTTCAGCTCTGATCCGAAGATGAACTGTCCGTCGGGAAGAAGCGAATAGAAAAGCGGTTTGATACCGAGCCGATCCCGGGCCAGAAACAGGGTTTGCCGGTTCCTGTCCCAGACGGCAAAGGCAAACATGCCCCGGAAACGATCGACACAGGATTCACCCCACTGCTCCCAGGCATGCACGATAACTTCGGTATCCGAATGGGTGCGGAACTGATGCCCCAGGGATTTCAGTTCTTCAGAGAGTTGCGGAAAATTGTATATCTCGCCGTTGTAGGTGACCACAACCGAGTGATCTTCGTTGAACAGGGGTTGCTGGCCACTGGCCAGATCGATAATGGAGAGGCGACGATGGCCAAATCCAAGACCCGCTTCAATATGAATTCCGCCTTCATCCGGCCCGCGGTGAAACTGGGTCTGATTCATCTGAGATAGCAGACGCTCGGCAATCTCACGTTGGCCTGTCGTATCAAATATCCCTACTATCCCACACATATATTCAGTTTCTTTTTTGATTGTTGGCCACTACAGCCAAGGTTCCATGTACGTTTTACATCCTGCAGCAGCTTCCGGATGGCATTGCTGCTAGTTACTGACCAGCAGATCCAGAGAGGTTTCCAACGCAGGAATCAGGTGGTCGAGAAATGCCTGTTCAGCTTGCCCAATCTGGTTGGGTACTTCGTCCCGCGGAATGGCAATAACAATGCGGGCACTATCCTGCCTGCCGAAGGTCAGGCGGTAGAACGCTTCCAGCAGTTTTCCCCGATAGCGACTGGCAGTATATTTATCGCCAATACGATACCAGGACAACACCTGGTAGGCGTGATCTCCACCCTTTATCGTAAACTGGTCAATGGGCAACGGCTCCCCATTGACCTGTATCGTCACTTTACTCTTTTGGGTAATGCGCCACTTCTTCTCATCCATGGCGAGCAATAGATTTTGACTATTGATCAGTTCCACACCCTTCTTTCGTTGGGCGTAGTATCCCACAGAGACCTCAACCCGTTCCGATCCATGCTGATACTGCCGATGAACAATCTCACTGGCACCCAGAAAATGGGGTAGCCAGGCCGAATCAGATACCGGCTCACCAACCCAGCCGGCAAATCCGTCCGGTAACTCCAGTTGTTGCTCCACAACCAGAGCCTGTCGATTATCCATGGTGTAAGCCAGTACGGGCCAGACCGACGCAGCCAACAGAATCATAATCAAAGCGGAGCGCGGTCTGCTGCTGTTGTGCAGTGAATGGGCAGGTTGATTATCCGCCTTTGCCGGCTGCTCGTGGGGATCCCGCCAGAACGCGCCAATGGAGAAAAGAATCAGCATAACCAGGCCAAAAAACAACCAGCCGTAGATCAGATGATCCACCCCAGTGGCAATTTTCATATCGCTCATATGACCCAGCATGACGATGATGTACGCCCGCAAGCTGTTGGCGATTATCGGGACAATGGTGGCTGCGATGATAAACAGGATCCGCTTGGTTAAACGGCTGTAAGTTAAATAGGCATACAAAGCGCCCAGTGTCACCGAGGCGATCAGGTAACGCACACCACTGCACGCCTCAACTACAGACCAATTACCGGAAGGAAGTGAAAAAAACAGCCCTTCCCGATAAACGGGAATACCGGTCAACTTGATCAGGTACACGGTTGCCGTTGCGGTGACCTCCATCAACGGCGCCACCAGATCCTCTCCCATCGGCACCGCGAAAAAGAGAAATGCCAGGGGGAATGCCAGCGCCCAGGTAACCCTGTTTCCCAGCAGGGTCCATATGGCAAATATGAGAATGGCAACCAGCGCCAGTTGCTGAACCACCAGAGCATCGGCAAGATAACCCGCCAGCCACAGAAAACCTCCACCCAGCAGCAGCACCAATACCCGGTATTCTGGCTGTGGAACCAGTCGCTGCAGGCTTGAGCGCTTTTCCCAGATCAGCCAGAGAGTAATCGGTACAATGATAAAACCGTGCGCAAAGGTTTCTGAACGGTACCAGATAGAGACCATTGACCAGGCCGTCTCGTAAAACAGACCCAGGATGGCGACAATCAACAAGACGGTCATAACCAATACCGTAGGCCAACTGGACGTTCCAGAATACACTTCCCTTTGGGTGCTCATAGACTCAAACAGTACTCCCTTTTTTAGCCTCCAGCCATTGACATACAATCGGCAGATTAGCCTCCCAACTGAAATCTTTTTTCACACGGGCGCGGGCATCCCTGCCCAGACCATCATAAGCGCCGGAGACCAGTCTTGGGATATAGGAGAGAATTTCTTTTGCACTGTTAGCCAGCAATAGCTCCTTGCCCGGCTCCGCATGGATGCCTTCATATCCCTGGTCACTGACGATCACCGGTTTCTCCATCGCCATCGCCTCAAGAACCTTGTTCTGAATACCCCGGGCAATTCGCATGGGCGCCACAGCGGCCCTGGCGAATTGGAGATAGGGCCGGATATCTTCCACCCGGCCGGTCACTTCGACCCGATCCAGCCGGGCCAGTTGCTTAACCGACTCACTGGGATTGCTACCGACAATATAAAAGCGTGCCTGGGGTACCAGTCGGGATATTTCTGGAAAAACCTCTTTGGCGAACCAGGCTACCGCATCAATATTCGGCCAGTAATCCATGGCGCCGGTAAATACCAGCACTTCATCACCTTCCTGATAGGGATTCACAAACTCCTTTGAAGGGGCAAAGTATTCCGTATCCACACCATTATTGTAATAGTCGATATTTTCCTGTTCAGAGGAGATGAGATCCCGAAACAGGGCAGCCTCTGCGGACGAGACAAACAGGCTGGCGTCAAATACGCCGGCGAGAGATCGTTCATAGGCGAACAGTTTATCCGCCTCCCGGCGATATACCCAACTCATGGGCCACTGCTTCTTCATGGCATACTGGCGCCACTTATCTGAATCGATATCGACAAAATCGATCACCCGGCGCTCCAGGCTGGCAAGGTGAGGCGTGACATACTGCGCCATGGCGGACGAATAGACTATGACCCGTGTTATCTGCTGCTCAGCCACTACCTCTTCAACCCACTGACCCATTTTCCGGTCGGCGTAATAGGGAACAGTCAAGGGCTCGCCCTGCAACAAGCCTTTTATGCTTTTGACGCGAGCCTTGCGGGGATTCAATGGAACAAAACAGCACCCATCACACTCTGTTTCCAACCGCGACACATAGGTCCAATCGTGAGGGTCATCTATAAATGCGCCCAGGAACACCCGGTAGTGTTGGCTAAGATAGCGCAACAGATGGTAAGAACGGATCTTATCCCCCTTGTTGGGGGGATAGGGAATCCGGTGAACCAGGTAGAGCAGTGCGGGTTGCATTGAGTAGTCAGCCCAGTTTTCTGGCTAACAGTGGACCGATAGCATTGGCTATCGGCAAGGGCAGTCTCTGCCAGGCCTTGATGAGCATCTGGTACTTGGGATTGTTTGGATTGACTTCCGGAACCTCGGATGCCTTAACCAGATAGTATTCATAATGCAGCGGTTCCGGCGTAAATCCCCAGTTCTTTTTGAAGCTGTAGGATCCGGCCCCCACTTTGCTACGACCATAGTCAAAAATCCGGATACCTCGCTCGCCACAGCGTCGCATCAGCTCCCAGTACATGAAATCGTTACCCTTCAGATTTCTTGCCAGCGGGATACTGCCTCCATAGTAGGGCAGGACCTCATCCCGGAAATAGAAACTCATGACGGCAGCGATATCCTGGCCTTCATGGGTGACGACCAACACGTCGCAATCCTCACAAAATACTTCCCGCAGTACACGGAAGTATTTCAATGGCATGACTGGCGTACCCAGATTGCGAACACTCTCGGAATAGATACGGAAAAACCTGTCGCACCCTGATACGGTTTCAGCGCTCAAACCTGCCTTGATCCCTTTCCGGACCATGGCACGCTGCTTCCTCGGAATCGCCTTCAGATTCTCATCCGGATCGGCGGATATCTCTTTTCTGAAAGTGACATATAAATCTTTCACCGGCCATCCTGCGTCGGAAGGCGTTCGGTTCTTCAATTCCAACGCATCCACGCCCAGTTTATCAGCCAGATCACAGGCAGCCTGTCTCAGGCTGGTTGCCGATGCTTCATCGTCCGCAACTACCCCACCATAAACACAGAAAGGCACTGAACTGAGTGTGTTGCCAAACAACAGGCTCTTCAGCTGTCCCAGGGGTAAAACCCCGGTGATTTTTCCGGCCCGCTCACTGTAGAGAAAATAGACCGGATACCCGAATGCCCGCTCAATTACCTCTTTCCAACCGGACAGATGAAAAAAAGTACCATCTGTCGATTCCTTAACATACTGATCCCAACGTGCGTAGTTGGATTGGTCGAGATGCTGAACCGTGACTACGTCACTCTCTGTTACTGTCGATTGCATTGTTATCCTGTTACCCGGCTAATCCAGATCCTGTTCCCTTGGTACTGTGCTTGATGCGTTACAACCGGGCCGAGGACAAAAATATCTGGTCCATTCGACCCCATTGAAAATCAGCAAACAGGCGATTCAGCCGGTTTTCCGTGTGATTGAGATTCAGATAATGCCTGAATCTTGTTTTCAAACTGATGTCTTGCTGGCGAGGCTGGCCCGGATCAATCTCCCAGGGGTGGAAGTAAAAAATCCCTGGTTGTTGCTCCAGGTTGTTCACTTTACGCAATAAGGCTCTGGAAAAAGCATAAGGAAAAAAGCGGAAGTAGCCACCACCGCCGGCGGGCAACCTGCGGTTAAAAATATACGAGGTGGTTATGGGAATTTCCAGAAAGTCCGAATCCTCGATGGGATGGTAGGCAAAGCGGGGAGCCGACGGCATACCATAATGATCATGGGAGATCGGATAGATACTGGAACTGTATCGATAACCGGCCTGCATCAGCGCTTCATGCGCCCAGAGATTACCAGCACCAATGGAATAGCTGGGCGCACGGTAGCCAATCACCGGAGTGCCCCCAATATCCTCCAGGAGCTTCTTGGTATCGATAACCTCTTCAACGAACTCATCCCTACCCTGGCCACTGGCACGTTTATGCCAGTAGCTGTGGCAAGCCAGTTCATGGCCCGCTTCCACCAGGGACCGAACAATACCGGGGTAGCGTTCAGCTATCCATCCCAGGGTAAAAAATGTCGCCTTGATACCGTGCCTTTCCAGTAAAGCGAGAATAGTTTCCAGATTCCGTTCAACCCGACACTCCTGCTGATCCCAGGTTGACCGGTCGAAGCGTTGTTCAAATGCAGAGACCTGGAAATAGTCTTCCACATCGATAGTCATCGCATTGGTAATGAGGCGCTGCGATCTGGTCTGATCGGACACTGTCACTCTACCTCTGCAGCTTCAGAGATCTGCCCCTGGCTCCACTGGATAACCACTTCAGCAATCCGTTCAGCGGCGCAGCCATCCCAATATTCGGGAACCCTGCCCCGCTTACCACCGTTGGCCAGTACGTCATCAAAACATGCACGAATCTTCTGCGGGTCAATACCGACAATTGTATTGGTTCCTTCATCGACGGTGATTGGGCGTTCGGTATTTTCCCGCAGAGTAATACAAGGCACACCCAGGGCCGTGGTCTCTTCCTGGATACCAC
Proteins encoded in this region:
- a CDS encoding TIGR03087 family PEP-CTERM/XrtA system glycosyltransferase, which encodes MQPALLYLVHRIPYPPNKGDKIRSYHLLRYLSQHYRVFLGAFIDDPHDWTYVSRLETECDGCCFVPLNPRKARVKSIKGLLQGEPLTVPYYADRKMGQWVEEVVAEQQITRVIVYSSAMAQYVTPHLASLERRVIDFVDIDSDKWRQYAMKKQWPMSWVYRREADKLFAYERSLAGVFDASLFVSSAEAALFRDLISSEQENIDYYNNGVDTEYFAPSKEFVNPYQEGDEVLVFTGAMDYWPNIDAVAWFAKEVFPEISRLVPQARFYIVGSNPSESVKQLARLDRVEVTGRVEDIRPYLQFARAAVAPMRIARGIQNKVLEAMAMEKPVIVSDQGYEGIHAEPGKELLLANSAKEILSYIPRLVSGAYDGLGRDARARVKKDFSWEANLPIVCQWLEAKKGSTV
- a CDS encoding FemAB family XrtA/PEP-CTERM system-associated protein encodes the protein MQSTVTESDVVTVQHLDQSNYARWDQYVKESTDGTFFHLSGWKEVIERAFGYPVYFLYSERAGKITGVLPLGQLKSLLFGNTLSSVPFCVYGGVVADDEASATSLRQAACDLADKLGVDALELKNRTPSDAGWPVKDLYVTFRKEISADPDENLKAIPRKQRAMVRKGIKAGLSAETVSGCDRFFRIYSESVRNLGTPVMPLKYFRVLREVFCEDCDVLVVTHEGQDIAAVMSFYFRDEVLPYYGGSIPLARNLKGNDFMYWELMRRCGERGIRIFDYGRSKVGAGSYSFKKNWGFTPEPLHYEYYLVKASEVPEVNPNNPKYQMLIKAWQRLPLPIANAIGPLLARKLG
- the xrtA gene encoding exosortase A, which produces MTVLLIVAILGLFYETAWSMVSIWYRSETFAHGFIIVPITLWLIWEKRSSLQRLVPQPEYRVLVLLLGGGFLWLAGYLADALVVQQLALVAILIFAIWTLLGNRVTWALAFPLAFLFFAVPMGEDLVAPLMEVTATATVYLIKLTGIPVYREGLFFSLPSGNWSVVEACSGVRYLIASVTLGALYAYLTYSRLTKRILFIIAATIVPIIANSLRAYIIVMLGHMSDMKIATGVDHLIYGWLFFGLVMLILFSIGAFWRDPHEQPAKADNQPAHSLHNSSRPRSALIMILLAASVWPVLAYTMDNRQALVVEQQLELPDGFAGWVGEPVSDSAWLPHFLGASEIVHRQYQHGSERVEVSVGYYAQRKKGVELINSQNLLLAMDEKKWRITQKSKVTIQVNGEPLPIDQFTIKGGDHAYQVLSWYRIGDKYTASRYRGKLLEAFYRLTFGRQDSARIVIAIPRDEVPNQIGQAEQAFLDHLIPALETSLDLLVSN
- a CDS encoding XrtA system polysaccharide deacetylase, translated to MSDQTRSQRLITNAMTIDVEDYFQVSAFEQRFDRSTWDQQECRVERNLETILALLERHGIKATFFTLGWIAERYPGIVRSLVEAGHELACHSYWHKRASGQGRDEFVEEVIDTKKLLEDIGGTPVIGYRAPSYSIGAGNLWAHEALMQAGYRYSSSIYPISHDHYGMPSAPRFAYHPIEDSDFLEIPITTSYIFNRRLPAGGGGYFRFFPYAFSRALLRKVNNLEQQPGIFYFHPWEIDPGQPRQQDISLKTRFRHYLNLNHTENRLNRLFADFQWGRMDQIFLSSARL